Genomic window (Deferribacterota bacterium):
AGAGATGTTAGAGGGCGTTATTACACCCGTTATTACACTTTTTGATAGTAATAAAGAAATTGATTTTAGTGCAAATGAAAAACTTATTGATAGGTTAATTGATGCAAAAATAAATGGTATCTTACTCTTAGGTAGTACAGGCGAGTTTCCTTATATGGATACTAATGAAAAATCTTCATTTATAGAGAGGGGACTTAAATATATTAATAAACGTGTCCCTACAATTGTTGGGGTATCAAGTACTATCTTGGAAGAGACCTAT
Coding sequences:
- a CDS encoding dihydrodipicolinate synthase family protein, coding for MLEGVITPVITLFDSNKEIDFSANEKLIDRLIDAKINGILLLGSTGEFPYMDTNEKSSFIERGLKYINKRVPTIVGVSSTILEETY